A single Desulfonatronum sp. SC1 DNA region contains:
- the trkA gene encoding Trk system potassium transporter TrkA — MRIVIIGAGEIGFHVAQRLSQEHKDVVVIDKSPEALRRISDHLDVQTILGSGSSPVLLEQAGIQQAKLLLAVTDSDETNLTACLFARALAPELTKLARIRNQEYLHYKSTLTREILNIAHVINPDQEVVLALERMLEVPGAMEVNPFAGGRVKLIGVKVCPDSPLIGVRLMDIPDRYRDNRFIIAAIVRDERLLIPTGPDALRREDVVYFICGGDRVERVLPLFSPCTTKIRNAMIVGGGSVGLLAAKALERKGLSVKLIERDPQRCEKLAGELDKTIVLHGDGSDGDLLQEEGIREIDAFIALTGGEETNVLLSLLAKRLGAAKTITRINKFAYIPLVRAIGLENVISPRISAVHTIFRHVRRGKVISSVFIRGEEAEALEAVAQEKSPIVHKPIKDLRFPKGALILCVIRGEEVIIPDGNSVIRPGDRIVILSIRANISKVERALAVKLEYI, encoded by the coding sequence ATGCGCATCGTGATCATTGGAGCCGGGGAGATCGGGTTTCACGTGGCCCAGCGCCTCTCGCAGGAGCACAAGGACGTGGTGGTCATCGACAAGAGCCCGGAGGCTCTCAGGCGGATCAGCGATCACCTGGACGTGCAGACCATTCTGGGTTCCGGGAGCAGCCCGGTGCTTCTGGAGCAGGCCGGGATCCAGCAGGCCAAGCTGTTGTTGGCGGTCACGGACAGCGATGAGACCAACCTCACGGCCTGCCTGTTCGCCCGGGCCCTGGCCCCGGAACTGACCAAGCTGGCCCGGATCCGCAACCAGGAGTACCTGCACTACAAGTCCACCCTGACCCGGGAAATCCTGAACATCGCCCACGTGATCAATCCGGATCAGGAAGTGGTCCTGGCCCTGGAACGGATGCTGGAGGTTCCCGGAGCCATGGAGGTCAATCCCTTTGCCGGGGGCCGGGTCAAACTGATCGGAGTCAAGGTCTGCCCGGACAGCCCGTTGATCGGCGTGCGGCTGATGGACATCCCGGACCGCTACCGGGACAACCGGTTCATCATCGCGGCCATCGTCCGCGACGAGAGACTGCTGATCCCCACCGGGCCGGACGCCTTGCGCAGGGAAGACGTGGTCTACTTCATCTGCGGCGGCGACCGGGTCGAACGCGTCCTGCCCCTGTTTTCCCCTTGCACGACAAAGATCCGCAACGCCATGATCGTCGGCGGAGGCAGCGTGGGGCTCTTGGCCGCCAAAGCCCTGGAACGCAAAGGCCTGTCCGTCAAGCTCATCGAACGCGACCCGCAACGCTGTGAAAAGCTGGCCGGGGAACTGGACAAGACCATCGTGCTCCACGGCGACGGCTCGGACGGGGATCTGCTTCAGGAGGAGGGCATCCGGGAAATCGACGCCTTCATCGCCCTGACCGGCGGCGAAGAGACCAACGTCCTGCTTTCCCTGCTGGCCAAACGGCTGGGCGCGGCCAAAACCATCACCAGGATCAACAAGTTCGCCTACATTCCCCTGGTCCGGGCCATCGGCCTGGAAAACGTGATCAGTCCCCGGATTTCCGCGGTCCACACCATTTTTCGCCATGTCCGCCGAGGCAAGGTCATTTCCTCGGTCTTCATCCGCGGCGAGGAGGCCGAGGCACTGGAAGCCGTGGCCCAGGAGAAGTCGCCCATCGTGCACAAGCCGATCAAGGATCTGCGGTTTCCCAAGGGCGCGCTGATCCTCTGCGTGATTCGCGGCGAAGAGGTGATCATTCCGGACGGGAACAGCGTGATCCGGCCCGGCGACAGAATCGTGATCCTCTCCATCCGGGCGAATATCTCCAAGGTGGAACGGGCATTGGCCGTCAAATTGGAATACATCTGA
- a CDS encoding TrkH family potassium uptake protein, whose protein sequence is MHWRGIFSYTGAIIAAVGLLMLPALGCSLYYGDAGVTPLLFSMVSVSLGGVALYLVWRKHAPETVTSREAMAVVALCWISAGLVGALPFYLGGMFDTFTDAFFESVSGFTTTGSSVLTDIEAVAPGLLFWRSMTQWIGGMGIIVLSVAVLPILGVGGMHLYRAEFSGGRQDRIKPRVRAAALSLWKVYLLFSTVLVVLLLLGGMNLFDALCHMFATIATGGYSTKNLSMGHYQSAYLHLVVTVFMFLGAINFALHYQALRGRPLALWRNSEARFFTLLVLGAIAVIGLTLWANRTYETLGEAFLYSAFNLVSIITTTGYATADFALWPPLAAALLFAAMFIGGCAGSTSGGVKCMRVLLAVKHMYRESFRVIHPQAVVQVKMSGKPVEESVISGIWGFLGLFAALYLVLSLLLAAMGLDLVTAFSAAIAAMGNIGPGFGGVGPAQNFAHLPAAAKWLLAWGMLLGRLELYAVIIFLLPAFWKA, encoded by the coding sequence ATGCACTGGCGAGGCATCTTCTCCTACACCGGCGCGATCATCGCCGCCGTGGGTCTGCTCATGCTCCCGGCCCTGGGTTGTTCGTTGTATTACGGAGACGCGGGCGTCACGCCCCTGCTGTTCTCCATGGTCTCGGTCAGCCTCGGGGGGGTAGCCCTGTACCTGGTTTGGCGCAAGCACGCCCCGGAAACCGTGACCAGCCGGGAGGCCATGGCCGTGGTGGCCCTGTGCTGGATCAGCGCCGGGCTGGTCGGAGCCTTGCCCTTTTATCTCGGCGGAATGTTCGACACCTTCACGGACGCTTTTTTCGAGTCGGTCTCCGGCTTCACCACCACGGGCTCCTCGGTGCTTACGGACATCGAGGCCGTGGCTCCGGGGCTGCTGTTCTGGCGGAGCATGACCCAGTGGATCGGCGGCATGGGCATCATCGTGCTGTCCGTTGCCGTGCTGCCCATTCTCGGGGTGGGCGGCATGCATCTCTACCGGGCCGAATTTTCCGGGGGCAGGCAGGACCGGATCAAGCCCCGGGTCCGGGCCGCGGCCTTGTCCCTGTGGAAGGTCTACCTGCTGTTTTCCACCGTGCTGGTGGTTCTGCTGCTGCTGGGCGGGATGAATCTCTTTGACGCCCTGTGCCACATGTTCGCCACCATTGCCACGGGCGGTTACTCCACCAAGAACCTGTCCATGGGCCACTACCAGAGCGCCTATCTGCACCTGGTGGTCACGGTGTTCATGTTCCTGGGCGCGATCAATTTCGCCCTGCATTACCAAGCTCTGCGCGGACGCCCCCTGGCCTTGTGGCGCAATTCCGAGGCCCGCTTCTTCACCCTGCTGGTCCTGGGCGCCATCGCCGTGATCGGCCTGACCCTTTGGGCGAACCGGACCTACGAAACCCTCGGCGAAGCCTTCCTGTACAGCGCCTTCAACCTGGTCTCCATCATCACCACCACCGGCTACGCCACCGCGGACTTCGCCCTCTGGCCGCCCCTGGCCGCGGCTCTTCTTTTCGCGGCCATGTTCATCGGCGGATGCGCCGGGTCCACCTCCGGAGGCGTGAAGTGCATGCGCGTCCTCTTGGCGGTCAAGCATATGTACAGGGAAAGCTTCCGGGTCATCCATCCCCAGGCCGTGGTCCAGGTCAAGATGAGCGGCAAGCCCGTGGAGGAAAGCGTGATCAGCGGCATCTGGGGGTTTCTGGGCCTGTTCGCGGCTCTGTATCTGGTGCTGTCCCTGTTGCTGGCCGCCATGGGCCTGGACCTGGTCACGGCCTTCAGCGCGGCCATCGCGGCCATGGGCAACATTGGCCCGGGCTTCGGCGGCGTGGGCCCGGCGCAGAACTTCGCCCACCTGCCCGCCGCCGCCAAATGGCTGCTCGCCTGGGGCATGCTCCTGGGACGGCTGGAACTCTACGCCGTGATCATCTTCCTGCTGCCGGCCTTTTGGAAGGCATAG